In Chryseobacterium lactis, a single genomic region encodes these proteins:
- a CDS encoding DUF2490 domain-containing protein, with protein sequence MKRLLGLSLLLGFSFFKAQEHVSSFNAVTLTYKFHPKFFLYAEGQLRGNEDYTYPDYYEIKGGLGYNLTKNHKPFVGLGRYVNYKDHRLSREEFRVWLQDVIDLKKGIVKFENRFRVEKSWFYEPQTDNTSQRMRYRYRLNVSVPLNSKTIKKGTVFANVYDEVFVVTPMKPSFARNRVYGGFGYQIDEHFGVLAGYLWQREFEAKGNKNLHFVYLALNINIDDTDHHVKTFDFPGAD encoded by the coding sequence ATGAAACGTCTTTTAGGTTTAAGTTTACTACTTGGTTTTTCTTTTTTTAAAGCACAGGAACATGTTTCCAGCTTCAATGCAGTGACCCTGACCTATAAGTTTCATCCAAAATTTTTCCTTTATGCAGAAGGGCAGCTGCGTGGTAACGAAGATTATACCTACCCCGATTATTATGAGATAAAGGGAGGATTAGGGTATAATCTTACCAAAAATCATAAACCTTTTGTCGGACTCGGCAGATATGTCAATTATAAAGACCATCGTTTAAGCAGAGAAGAGTTCAGGGTATGGCTTCAGGATGTCATTGATCTTAAAAAAGGGATTGTGAAGTTTGAGAACCGTTTCAGGGTCGAAAAAAGCTGGTTTTATGAACCGCAAACAGATAATACATCCCAAAGAATGCGTTACCGTTATCGTTTGAATGTGAGTGTTCCTTTAAATTCAAAAACTATAAAGAAAGGAACTGTCTTTGCCAATGTATATGACGAAGTTTTCGTAGTTACTCCAATGAAACCAAGCTTTGCCAGAAACAGAGTTTACGGCGGATTTGGTTATCAGATTGACGAACATTTCGGAGTTCTTGCAGGATATCTCTGGCAGCGTGAATTCGAAGCAAAAGGAAACAAAAATTTACATTTTGTTTACCTTGCTTTGAACATCAACATCGATGATACGGATCACCATGTTAAAACCTTTGATTTCCCGGGAGCGGATTAA